Below is a genomic region from Flavobacterium ginsengisoli.
TAGAAATTTATAACAACATCTCTACAGCTTTAACTCATTTATATTGAATTTTATTGCTAATTTAGAACTTGCTAAGAATCAGTTAATTTACTTCCTAAATTACAACAAAAAACGATATGCAGATTTTACCGTCCGCCAGTTTAGCGCCGTTTATAAAGAACTATACTGTTGTTACAATTGAAAAAGATCTCGACAATGAAGTATTTTATCCAAGCGGATATGTCGATTTGATTATAAATATTTCTGGAGGATTTGCCGCAACCATTATCAACGGCAAACAGAAAGATACTCCTGCCATAGAATTATTGGGGCATCTAACGCTTCCAACGCGTCTTTCTGTAGCAAAAGGCACTTCGGTACTCATTGCAAGAATATATCCGCATGCCAGTGCATTATTTTTTTCTGATCCGCTATCAGAATTTACGAATTATGCCACCGATATGTACGATGTGGCTTTGGGAGAGAATAGAGATTTGTATGATAAGATTATGGAAACTGATGATCTTTTGTCTAAAATCAATGTTTTAGAAACGTATTTTCTTCAAAAATTAAAGAAAAATGAAACCCGATTAAAAAAGGTTTCCATAGTACAGCATTTGAGTCAAGGGTTATTTCGAAATCACCAGCAATTGGATTTACCTTTCCTTGCCCGAAATTCAGGATTATCAGAAAGGTATATCCAAAAACTTTATCTCGCTAATATTGGTATTAGTCCAGCTGCTTTTACATCAGTAATCCGATTTAATAAAAGCTTGGATTTGGTGCTCAATACGACAGAATCATTAACTACTATAGCCTACGATAATGGCTATTATGACCAAGCTCATTTTATAAAAGAATTTAGGAAGTTTACTGGCATTACGCCATCTGCATCCAGAAACTCGTCGCTTAAAAACGATACTGATTTACAGCAGGCTGTCAACATTGGTTTTTAACCTTGTTTTGCAGGATGATTGTCGCTAAACATATCGCGATGCATTTTCCAGCCTTCTTTGGTTTTCTTCCAGATTACAATTACTTTTCCGTCGTCTAGTTTTTTGCCATTCATATCGGTCATTTCATAAAAACTTTCTTCTGTAACAGCTGTTTTTGGATCTCCATAAAGATTCTGAATTGTGAATATAACATGCACTTGAGGTCCGCCTCTAAAAAAGGAGTCAATTTGCTTTGCTCCACATTTTGGTTCTCCATTTGGCGGAAACAAACAAGCATCATCTGTATATCTAGCAACAATAGAACCGTCATTCTTATTGGTAAAATCGGAGAACGTTTTGTTACTCGCTTCAATAATTTTTTGTACTTCTTTTAAAGCTGAATCTGTCGTTTGGGCATTACACCAAAAAGTAAGCATCAAGAGTGTGCTTAAAATAATTTTTGTTTTCATGGTTTATATATTTTTTTACAAAGGAAATTATTCAGATAAGGCAAAAATTGTAAAATAACGAACAACTTTTTCTAATTCGTTTTACCTTTGAATACAATTCAATCTAAATAATGAACCGAATCATATTGAAATACATCGAGATGAAATGAAAACTATTGGAATAGATGTTATTCCAATTGGTGCTTTTTCAGAGAAAGCACATGCGCCTCATCGTGATGATCATTATATGTTTATTGTACTGAGTCAAGGCATTTTTGAATTGGAACTAGATTTCAAACAAATTACAATGTCAAACTGTTCCGCTTATTACATAGCGCCAGGACAAGTTCATTCTTACCTCAATCAGGACAATTGTCAAGGATGGTATATTTTTATGGATTCGCTTTTAATTTCTGAGAAATATACTCAGATCTTAAATACGCATTTAAACAGCAAACAGGGAATTCATTTAACATCAGATAGTTTGATTTTTTCTATTATTCCGATACTTAAAAATCTTCTAAAACAAAAAAGCGAATTCTTTCAAGATCAAACCGAATATTCATTGACTGATGCTTTTTTAGGCTTTTTTATCGGAGCACTTATACAAGAAGATACAGCCAAAGAACTTATTGGCGGACAAAAGTACCAGACAGTTAATACATTTAAACAGCTTTTGCAAGAACGATATAAAGAACACAAACAGGTTAAAGATTATGCTAGTTTGTTAAACATTACACCTTTGTATCTAAACGAAATTGTTAAGCAAGTTACT
It encodes:
- a CDS encoding helix-turn-helix transcriptional regulator is translated as MQILPSASLAPFIKNYTVVTIEKDLDNEVFYPSGYVDLIINISGGFAATIINGKQKDTPAIELLGHLTLPTRLSVAKGTSVLIARIYPHASALFFSDPLSEFTNYATDMYDVALGENRDLYDKIMETDDLLSKINVLETYFLQKLKKNETRLKKVSIVQHLSQGLFRNHQQLDLPFLARNSGLSERYIQKLYLANIGISPAAFTSVIRFNKSLDLVLNTTESLTTIAYDNGYYDQAHFIKEFRKFTGITPSASRNSSLKNDTDLQQAVNIGF
- a CDS encoding YybH family protein codes for the protein MKTKIILSTLLMLTFWCNAQTTDSALKEVQKIIEASNKTFSDFTNKNDGSIVARYTDDACLFPPNGEPKCGAKQIDSFFRGGPQVHVIFTIQNLYGDPKTAVTEESFYEMTDMNGKKLDDGKVIVIWKKTKEGWKMHRDMFSDNHPAKQG
- a CDS encoding helix-turn-helix domain-containing protein — translated: MKTIGIDVIPIGAFSEKAHAPHRDDHYMFIVLSQGIFELELDFKQITMSNCSAYYIAPGQVHSYLNQDNCQGWYIFMDSLLISEKYTQILNTHLNSKQGIHLTSDSLIFSIIPILKNLLKQKSEFFQDQTEYSLTDAFLGFFIGALIQEDTAKELIGGQKYQTVNTFKQLLQERYKEHKQVKDYASLLNITPLYLNEIVKQVTGFTSSYWIQQTIALEAKRLLYYTELDIKQIAFELGYDDHAYFSRFMKKNIGMTASEFRLKNHDLSNNAPAIDNH